A window from Pseudomonas campi encodes these proteins:
- the queA gene encoding tRNA preQ1(34) S-adenosylmethionine ribosyltransferase-isomerase QueA, whose product MRVSDFHFDLPDALIASHPLAERRASRLLVLDGETGALSHRQFVDLLEYLRPGDLMVFNNTRVIPARLFGQKASGGKLEVLVERVLDSHRVLAHVRSSKSPKPGSRIHIDGGGEAEMVARHDALFELRFAEPVLPLLERVGHMPLPPYIERADDAADRERYQTVYAQKAGAVAAPTAGLHFDEELLVAIRAKGVETAFVTLHVGAGTFQPVRVERIEDHHMHHEWLEVSQDVVDAVAACRARGGRVVAVGTTSVRSLETAARDGELKAFSGDTNIFIYPGRPFHVVDALVTNFHLPESTLLMLVSAFAGYPETMAAYAMAVEQQYRFFSYGDAMFITRNPAPRGPEETL is encoded by the coding sequence ATGCGTGTTTCTGACTTCCACTTCGATCTTCCCGATGCTCTGATCGCCTCCCACCCTCTGGCTGAACGCCGGGCCAGTCGTCTGCTGGTGCTGGATGGCGAGACGGGTGCACTGAGCCATCGCCAATTCGTCGACCTGCTCGAGTACCTGCGTCCCGGTGATCTGATGGTGTTCAACAACACCCGGGTGATTCCGGCGCGGCTGTTCGGCCAGAAGGCTTCCGGCGGCAAGCTGGAGGTGCTGGTCGAGCGCGTGCTGGACAGTCATCGGGTATTGGCCCATGTGCGTTCGAGCAAGTCGCCCAAGCCGGGCTCGCGGATCCATATAGACGGTGGTGGTGAGGCCGAGATGGTCGCGCGCCACGATGCGCTGTTCGAGCTGCGTTTTGCCGAGCCGGTGCTGCCGCTGCTGGAACGGGTCGGCCATATGCCGTTGCCGCCTTATATAGAGCGCGCCGACGATGCGGCCGATCGTGAGCGCTACCAGACCGTTTACGCGCAGAAGGCCGGCGCGGTAGCGGCGCCTACGGCCGGTCTGCATTTCGACGAAGAGCTGCTGGTGGCGATTCGTGCCAAGGGCGTGGAGACCGCGTTCGTCACCCTGCATGTCGGTGCCGGGACGTTCCAGCCGGTACGGGTGGAGCGTATCGAAGATCACCATATGCACCACGAGTGGCTGGAGGTCAGTCAGGACGTGGTGGATGCCGTGGCTGCCTGCAGGGCGCGTGGCGGTCGGGTGGTCGCGGTCGGCACCACCAGCGTGCGCTCGCTGGAAACGGCGGCGCGTGATGGCGAGCTGAAGGCCTTCAGTGGCGACACCAATATCTTTATCTACCCGGGCCGGCCCTTCCATGTGGTCGATGCCCTGGTCACCAATTTCCACCTGCCCGAGTCGACCCTGCTGATGCTGGTGTCGGCCTTTGCCGGTTATCCCGAGACCATGGCCGCCTATGCCATGGCGGTGGAGCAGCAATACCGCTTCTTCAGTTACGGCGATGCCATGTTCATCACCCGCAATCCCGCTCCGCGCGGCCCCGAGGAAACCCTATGA
- the secD gene encoding protein translocase subunit SecD — protein MLNKFPLWKYLLILAVLAVGFIYSAPNLYPDDPAIQISGASTALQVGQADLDRISKALGEAGIAVKAATLNDKGNAGLVRLAKQADQLPGKELVHRLLGDDYVVALNLAPTTPQWLRSIGAGPMKLGLDLSGGVHFLLEVDMDKAVGARLKVYEGEVKSLLRKERLRYRSLPQQDGAILLGFSDAEQLEKAQDLIRKDFIDFEQVTSERNGLQVLSLALSQAKLAEIREYSIKQNLTTVRNRVNELGVAEPLVQRQGANRIVVELPGVQDTAEAKRILGKTANLEFRLQSELDAPRASSEFFEFREEGRPAVALERGLIITGDQVTDAQASFDENGSPQVNIRLDNHGGELMNRATRNNVGRSMAVIFIEQKPMTRYAKQMVDGVEKEQAIQTFKEERKIISLATIQSPLGSQFRITGLDGQGESSELALLLRAGGLAAPMYFAEERTIGPSLGADNIAKGIDASLWGMLFVSLFIIVIYRFFGVLATVALGFNMVLLLALMSLLGATLTLPGIAGIVLTMGMAVDANVLIFSRIREEIANGMSNQRAIHEGFDRAFSAIIDGNLTTLLVGGILFAMGTGPVKGFAVTMSLGIITSMFTAIFVTRAMVNLIFGGRDFKKLWI, from the coding sequence ATGCTCAATAAGTTCCCCCTGTGGAAGTACCTGCTGATCCTGGCTGTGCTGGCGGTCGGCTTTATCTATTCCGCGCCTAATCTGTATCCGGACGATCCGGCCATCCAGATCAGTGGCGCCAGTACGGCCTTGCAGGTCGGTCAGGCCGACCTGGATCGCATCAGCAAGGCGCTGGGCGAGGCGGGTATCGCGGTCAAGGCTGCCACCCTGAACGACAAGGGTAATGCGGGGCTGGTGCGTCTGGCCAAGCAGGCCGATCAGCTGCCGGGCAAGGAGCTGGTGCATCGTCTGCTCGGTGATGACTACGTGGTAGCGCTGAACCTGGCGCCGACCACGCCGCAGTGGTTGCGCAGCATTGGTGCCGGCCCGATGAAGCTGGGTCTGGACTTGTCCGGTGGTGTGCACTTCCTGCTGGAAGTGGACATGGACAAGGCCGTTGGTGCGCGCCTCAAGGTTTATGAAGGTGAAGTGAAGAGCCTGCTGCGCAAGGAGCGTCTGCGTTATCGCAGCCTGCCGCAGCAGGACGGCGCGATCCTGCTGGGCTTCTCCGATGCCGAGCAGCTGGAAAAGGCGCAGGATCTGATTCGCAAGGACTTCATCGATTTCGAGCAGGTCACCAGTGAGCGCAATGGCTTGCAGGTGCTGAGTCTGGCGCTGAGCCAGGCCAAGCTGGCAGAAATTCGTGAATATTCGATCAAGCAGAACCTGACCACCGTACGTAACCGGGTCAACGAACTCGGTGTGGCGGAGCCGCTGGTGCAGCGTCAGGGCGCCAACCGCATCGTGGTCGAACTGCCGGGCGTGCAGGACACTGCCGAAGCCAAGCGCATCCTCGGCAAAACCGCTAACCTGGAGTTCCGCTTGCAGTCCGAGCTGGATGCGCCGCGCGCTTCCAGTGAATTCTTCGAGTTCCGCGAGGAGGGTCGCCCGGCCGTAGCGCTGGAGCGTGGCCTGATCATTACCGGCGACCAGGTGACCGACGCCCAGGCCAGCTTCGATGAAAATGGCAGCCCGCAGGTCAATATCCGCCTGGACAACCATGGCGGCGAGCTGATGAACCGCGCCACCCGCAACAATGTCGGGCGCAGCATGGCGGTGATCTTCATCGAGCAGAAGCCGATGACTCGCTACGCCAAGCAGATGGTCGATGGCGTCGAGAAAGAGCAGGCGATCCAGACCTTCAAGGAAGAGCGCAAGATCATCAGTCTGGCGACCATCCAGTCGCCGCTGGGTAGCCAGTTCCGCATTACCGGTCTGGATGGTCAGGGCGAGTCCTCGGAACTGGCCCTGCTGCTGCGTGCCGGTGGCCTGGCGGCGCCGATGTACTTCGCCGAAGAGCGCACCATCGGCCCGAGCCTGGGTGCCGACAACATTGCCAAGGGTATTGATGCGTCCCTGTGGGGCATGCTCTTCGTATCGTTGTTCATCATCGTCATCTACCGCTTCTTCGGGGTACTGGCGACGGTAGCGCTGGGCTTCAACATGGTGCTTCTGCTGGCGCTGATGTCCCTGCTGGGGGCGACGCTGACCCTGCCGGGGATTGCCGGTATCGTCTTGACCATGGGTATGGCGGTGGACGCCAACGTGCTGATCTTCTCGCGTATCCGCGAGGAAATTGCCAATGGCATGTCCAATCAGCGTGCCATTCACGAGGGTTTCGATCGTGCCTTCTCGGCGATCATCGACGGCAACCTGACCACGCTGCTGGTCGGCGGCATTCTGTTCGCCA
- the yajC gene encoding preprotein translocase subunit YajC — MSFLIPAAYADAAAPAAAAGPAGSGFEWVFLVGFLVIFYLMIWRPQAKRAKEHKNLLGGLQKGDEVVTSGGLAGKVTKVSDDFVVVEVSDNVELKFQKQAIAATLPKGTLKAI; from the coding sequence ATGAGCTTTCTGATCCCCGCCGCTTACGCTGATGCCGCTGCGCCGGCCGCCGCCGCTGGTCCCGCTGGTAGCGGTTTCGAGTGGGTGTTTCTGGTCGGCTTCCTGGTCATCTTCTATCTGATGATCTGGCGCCCGCAGGCCAAGCGCGCCAAAGAGCACAAGAACCTGCTCGGCGGCTTGCAGAAGGGTGACGAAGTGGTCACCTCCGGTGGTCTGGCCGGCAAGGTAACCAAGGTTTCCGATGATTTCGTGGTGGTTGAAGTTTCCGACAATGTCGAACTGAAGTTCCAGAAGCAGGCCATTGCGGCGACCCTGCCGAAGGGCACTCTGAAAGCCATCTAA
- a CDS encoding GIDE domain-containing protein — MDVGGLAISLAFSVGACAGGGWWCLKRLAEARFLLDTPTSKVRSAAQGYVELYGVLQDQPEVQIVAPLTGTPCLWWRFKIEEYSQNGKNRSWRVVESGSSEGWLRFDDGTGECLINPQGAEVRPATKQVWRGSQRHPRTQQGTSGILGWLLSGGSEYRYTEERLHAGEPLYAIGDFRTAGGAQAFDLTLAQGAVVREWKGDFAGLLQRFDSNDDGRLDDGEWTRMRESARVEAQRRQLQQGDVPTYNQLRRPLESQPFILSSHGEDVLARGFYWQAAGGAALCLVGALATTWLVSNVLLPGLAS, encoded by the coding sequence ATGGATGTCGGTGGACTGGCCATCAGCCTGGCCTTCAGTGTCGGCGCCTGTGCCGGCGGTGGTTGGTGGTGCCTGAAACGTCTGGCTGAGGCGCGCTTCCTGCTGGATACGCCGACCTCGAAGGTGCGTTCGGCGGCGCAGGGTTATGTCGAGCTGTATGGCGTGCTGCAGGATCAGCCGGAGGTGCAGATCGTCGCGCCGCTGACCGGCACGCCTTGCCTGTGGTGGCGCTTCAAGATCGAGGAGTACAGCCAGAACGGCAAGAATCGCTCCTGGCGCGTGGTCGAGAGTGGCAGCAGTGAAGGCTGGCTGCGCTTCGACGACGGTACGGGCGAGTGCCTGATCAATCCGCAAGGTGCCGAGGTGCGGCCGGCCACCAAGCAGGTCTGGCGTGGCAGTCAGCGCCATCCGCGGACGCAGCAGGGGACTAGCGGGATACTGGGCTGGTTGCTGTCCGGCGGCAGCGAGTACCGCTACACCGAAGAGCGCCTGCATGCCGGTGAACCGCTGTATGCCATCGGTGATTTCCGCACTGCCGGTGGCGCCCAGGCATTCGACCTGACGCTGGCGCAGGGCGCGGTGGTGCGCGAGTGGAAGGGCGACTTCGCAGGTCTGCTGCAGCGTTTCGACAGCAACGACGATGGTCGGCTGGATGACGGCGAGTGGACGCGCATGCGCGAGTCGGCGCGGGTCGAGGCGCAGCGCCGGCAGCTCCAGCAGGGCGATGTGCCAACTTACAACCAGCTACGCCGTCCGCTCGAGTCGCAGCCTTTCATCCTTTCCAGTCATGGTGAGGATGTGTTGGCGCGTGGTTTCTACTGGCAGGCGGCCGGTGGCGCTGCGCTGTGCCTGGTTGGCGCCCTGGCGACCACCTGGTTGGTCAGTAATGTGCTGCTGCCGGGGCTGGCGAGCTAG
- a CDS encoding di-heme oxidoredictase family protein, protein MPFQLRLCVLALTLSLAACEQPLPPVEPGEALSAGSTTVRQADQNAFSLPSANLAPSRRLDFSVGNSFFRNPWVSAPATTTARDGLGPLFNTNACQNCHIKDGRGHPPEPNASTAASMLVRLSIPSDGSTAHAEWLLHQGVIPEPVYGGQLQDMSNPGHAPEAKVRVSYSSVPVSFADGTQVELRQPKLEISRLAYGELHPQTQLSARIAPPMIGLGLLEAIPEAAILAHADPDDRNGDGIRGVPNQVWDRAQQRTVLGRFGWKAGQPSLNQQNADAFANDMGLTSAANRQDNCSSAQTDCRTAINGGELEVSDTIMASVLFYTRNLAVPARRAVDDLQVRRGKQLFQQAGCAQCHTPSFTTAATAAEPELANQLIRPYSDLLLHDMGEGLADGRDEFQANGRQWRTAPLWGIGLTQAVNGHSQFLHDGRARNLLEAILWHGGEAQQAKDQILEFDAQQRQALLAFLNSL, encoded by the coding sequence ATGCCTTTCCAGCTCCGCCTCTGTGTCCTGGCGCTGACGCTCAGTCTGGCCGCCTGTGAACAGCCGCTGCCGCCGGTCGAACCCGGCGAGGCGCTATCGGCTGGCAGCACCACGGTGCGCCAGGCCGACCAGAATGCCTTCTCCCTGCCCTCCGCCAACCTCGCCCCCTCGCGGCGCCTGGACTTCAGCGTGGGCAACAGTTTCTTCCGCAATCCCTGGGTCAGCGCCCCGGCGACGACCACCGCACGTGACGGCCTGGGTCCGCTGTTCAACACCAACGCCTGCCAGAACTGCCATATCAAGGACGGCCGCGGCCATCCGCCTGAGCCCAACGCCAGCACGGCAGCCTCCATGCTGGTGCGCCTGTCGATTCCCAGTGATGGCTCGACCGCCCATGCCGAGTGGCTGTTGCACCAGGGCGTGATCCCTGAGCCCGTTTATGGCGGCCAGTTGCAGGACATGAGCAACCCCGGCCATGCCCCGGAAGCCAAGGTGCGGGTGAGCTACAGCAGCGTGCCGGTAAGCTTTGCCGACGGCACTCAGGTCGAGTTGCGCCAGCCCAAGCTGGAGATCAGCCGCCTCGCCTATGGCGAGCTGCACCCACAGACCCAGCTCTCCGCCCGCATCGCCCCGCCGATGATCGGCCTCGGCCTGCTCGAAGCCATCCCCGAGGCCGCCATCCTGGCCCATGCCGACCCCGATGACCGCAACGGCGACGGCATCCGCGGCGTACCCAACCAGGTCTGGGATCGCGCCCAGCAGCGCACGGTGCTCGGGCGCTTCGGCTGGAAGGCCGGACAACCCAGCCTCAACCAGCAGAACGCCGACGCCTTCGCCAACGACATGGGCCTGACCAGCGCGGCGAACCGCCAGGACAACTGCAGCAGCGCACAGACCGACTGCCGCACTGCGATCAATGGCGGCGAGCTGGAAGTCAGCGACACCATCATGGCCAGCGTGCTGTTCTACACCCGCAACCTGGCGGTACCGGCACGCCGCGCCGTGGACGATCTGCAGGTGCGCCGTGGCAAGCAGCTGTTCCAGCAAGCCGGCTGCGCCCAGTGCCACACGCCGAGCTTCACCACCGCTGCCACGGCCGCCGAACCGGAGCTGGCCAACCAGCTGATCCGCCCTTACAGCGACCTGCTGCTGCACGACATGGGCGAAGGGCTGGCTGACGGACGCGACGAATTCCAGGCCAACGGCCGCCAGTGGCGCACCGCGCCGTTGTGGGGCATCGGTCTGACCCAGGCGGTCAACGGCCACAGCCAGTTCCTCCACGACGGCCGCGCCCGCAACCTGCTGGAGGCCATCCTCTGGCATGGCGGCGAAGCGCAACAAGCCAAAGATCAGATTCTCGAATTCGATGCCCAGCAGCGTCAGGCGCTGCTGGCCTTCCTCAACTCGCTCTAA
- the tgt gene encoding tRNA guanosine(34) transglycosylase Tgt, whose amino-acid sequence MSFELLATDGRARRGRLTFPRGVVETPAFMPVGTYGTVKGMLPRDIEAIGAQIILGNTFHLWLRPGTEVIKQHGDLHNFMQWQGPILTDSGGFQVFSLGAMRKIKEEGVTFASPVDGRKVFMGPEESMQVQRDLGSDIVMIFDECTPYPADFDVAKRSMELSLRWAKRSKNAHEGNPSALFGIVQGGMHEELRMRSLEGLEEIGFDGLAIGGLSVGEPKEEMIRVLDFLPAQLPTDKPRYLMGVGKPEDLVEGVRRGVDMFDCVMPTRNARNGHLFTDTGVVKIRNAVHRHDESPLDPTCDCYTCQNFSRAYLYHLDKCGEMLGSMLNTIHNLRHYQRLMAGLREAIQQGTLAAFVDAFYARRGLPTPPLEA is encoded by the coding sequence ATGTCCTTCGAGCTGCTGGCCACTGACGGGCGCGCCCGTCGTGGTCGCCTGACCTTTCCGCGTGGCGTGGTGGAAACCCCGGCCTTCATGCCGGTGGGTACCTACGGCACGGTCAAGGGCATGCTGCCGCGCGATATCGAGGCGATCGGCGCGCAGATCATTCTCGGCAACACCTTCCATCTGTGGCTGCGTCCGGGTACCGAGGTGATCAAGCAACACGGCGACCTGCACAACTTCATGCAGTGGCAGGGGCCGATCCTCACCGACTCCGGCGGCTTCCAGGTGTTTAGCCTGGGCGCCATGCGCAAGATCAAGGAGGAGGGCGTGACCTTCGCCTCGCCGGTGGACGGTCGCAAGGTGTTCATGGGCCCGGAAGAGTCGATGCAGGTGCAGCGTGATCTGGGCTCGGACATCGTGATGATCTTCGACGAGTGCACGCCTTACCCGGCCGATTTCGACGTGGCCAAGCGCTCCATGGAGCTGTCGCTGCGTTGGGCCAAGCGCTCGAAGAATGCCCACGAGGGCAACCCGTCGGCGCTGTTTGGCATCGTCCAGGGCGGCATGCACGAAGAGCTGCGCATGCGCTCGCTGGAAGGGCTGGAGGAGATCGGTTTCGACGGCCTGGCCATCGGCGGCCTGTCGGTCGGTGAGCCGAAGGAAGAAATGATCCGCGTGCTGGACTTCTTGCCGGCACAGTTGCCAACGGACAAACCCCGTTACCTGATGGGGGTTGGCAAGCCGGAAGATCTGGTCGAGGGTGTGCGCCGCGGTGTGGACATGTTCGACTGCGTGATGCCGACCCGCAACGCGCGCAACGGGCATCTGTTTACCGATACCGGCGTGGTGAAGATCCGCAATGCGGTGCATCGCCATGACGAGTCGCCCCTGGACCCAACCTGCGATTGCTACACCTGCCAGAACTTCTCCCGCGCCTACCTGTATCACCTGGATAAGTGCGGCGAAATGCTGGGCAGTATGCTCAATACCATCCATAACTTGCGGCATTATCAGCGCCTGATGGCTGGTTTGCGCGAGGCAATTCAACAGGGTACATTGGCCGCCTTTGTCGATGCCTTCTACGCTCGGCGCGGTCTGCCCACGCCGCCGCTGGAGGCTTGA
- a CDS encoding RDD family protein, whose translation MPKHMLRPQGDFPTARLPRRLAAMFYDFLLSIALMMVVTLIYQQGLLRLIYGDEQLLALSQAGGLDRDPMLATVVLFSLFAFFAKFWTHNGQTLGMQVWGLRIQNADGSAITLWQALLRFLIAIISWLLGGLGFLWMLWDKERRSWHDIYSESRVIQLPKNIHQQGKN comes from the coding sequence ATGCCCAAGCACATGCTGCGCCCCCAAGGCGACTTCCCCACCGCCAGACTGCCCCGCCGCCTGGCCGCGATGTTTTATGATTTCCTGCTGTCCATCGCGCTGATGATGGTGGTGACGCTGATCTACCAGCAGGGCCTGCTGCGCCTGATCTATGGCGACGAGCAACTGCTGGCCCTGTCGCAGGCTGGTGGCCTGGATCGCGACCCGATGCTCGCCACTGTCGTGCTGTTCAGCCTGTTCGCCTTCTTCGCCAAGTTCTGGACGCACAATGGCCAGACCCTCGGCATGCAGGTGTGGGGCCTGCGCATCCAGAATGCCGATGGTTCGGCAATCACCCTGTGGCAAGCCTTGCTGCGCTTCCTGATCGCCATCATCTCCTGGCTGCTCGGCGGTCTGGGCTTCCTGTGGATGCTGTGGGACAAGGAGCGACGCAGCTGGCACGACATCTATTCGGAAAGCCGGGTCATCCAGCTGCCGAAGAACATTCACCAGCAGGGCAAGAACTAG
- a CDS encoding imelysin family protein, which translates to MIRTPLAVALLGFALAACSPQDPQQATSSALAESVLLPAYSSWNQANQQLASSAQALCNGSQDLSGARQTLLTTIGSWATLQPLLVGPLAEGNRAWQVQFWPDKKNLVQRQVETLLKNKPQLGQADLDKASVVVQGLTAYEYVLFDAAIDLNQAPQKNRYCPLLIAIGEHQSKLSGEILAQWQAEDGMAAQLKQFPNNRYAEAPEAVGELLRAQVSAIDGLKKKLGTALGRQSKGQPQPYQAEFWRSNASLVSLAASLASAERVWLGSNNDGIKALLGSDQAELSQRLDAQYSATRQQLAAIQRPLGELLGEEAGRQQLNAFYDSLDQLHRLQESELAKTLGIQLGFNAHDGD; encoded by the coding sequence ATGATCCGTACCCCTCTGGCTGTCGCCCTGCTCGGCTTTGCCCTCGCCGCCTGCAGCCCGCAAGACCCGCAGCAGGCAACCAGCAGCGCCCTAGCCGAGAGCGTGTTGCTGCCGGCCTACAGCAGTTGGAACCAGGCCAACCAGCAACTGGCCAGCAGTGCCCAGGCACTCTGCAACGGCAGCCAGGACCTGAGCGGCGCCCGCCAGACCCTGCTCACCACTATCGGTAGCTGGGCGACCCTGCAACCGCTGCTGGTTGGCCCGCTGGCCGAAGGCAATCGCGCCTGGCAGGTACAGTTCTGGCCGGACAAGAAGAACCTGGTGCAGCGCCAGGTCGAGACGCTGCTGAAGAACAAGCCGCAGCTGGGCCAAGCCGACCTGGACAAGGCCAGCGTGGTGGTCCAGGGCCTCACTGCCTATGAGTACGTGCTGTTCGATGCCGCCATCGACCTCAATCAGGCTCCCCAGAAGAACCGCTACTGCCCCCTGCTGATCGCCATTGGCGAGCACCAGAGCAAGCTCAGCGGCGAGATCCTCGCTCAGTGGCAGGCCGAGGACGGTATGGCTGCGCAGCTCAAGCAATTCCCCAACAACCGCTACGCCGAGGCGCCGGAAGCGGTGGGCGAACTGCTGCGCGCCCAGGTCAGCGCCATCGATGGCCTGAAGAAGAAGCTCGGCACCGCCCTCGGCCGCCAGAGCAAAGGCCAGCCGCAGCCCTACCAGGCCGAGTTCTGGCGCAGCAATGCCAGCCTCGTCAGCCTCGCCGCCAGCCTGGCCAGCGCCGAACGGGTCTGGCTCGGCAGCAACAACGACGGCATCAAGGCCCTGCTCGGCAGCGACCAGGCCGAGCTGAGCCAGCGCCTGGATGCCCAGTACAGCGCCACTCGCCAGCAACTGGCGGCGATCCAGCGGCCGCTCGGCGAACTGCTCGGCGAAGAAGCTGGCCGCCAGCAACTCAATGCCTTCTACGACAGCCTCGACCAACTGCACCGCCTGCAGGAAAGTGAGCTGGCCAAGACGCTCGGCATCCAGCTGGGCTTCAATGCCCACGACGGGGACTGA
- a CDS encoding cold-shock protein, producing MSNRQTGTVKWFNDEKGFGFITPESGPDLFVHFRAIEGNGFKSLKEGQKVTFEAVQGQKGMQADKVQVLG from the coding sequence ATGTCGAATCGTCAAACCGGCACCGTTAAGTGGTTCAACGACGAGAAGGGCTTTGGCTTCATCACCCCAGAGAGCGGTCCGGATCTGTTCGTACACTTCCGCGCTATCGAAGGTAATGGCTTCAAGAGCCTGAAAGAAGGCCAGAAGGTTACTTTCGAAGCCGTTCAAGGCCAGAAAGGCATGCAGGCTGACAAGGTCCAGGTTCTGGGCTAA
- a CDS encoding LemA family protein — MSLTLVAVLVVLFLAAAWAVGLYNGLVRLKHGVSKAWSNIDVLLKQRHDELPKLVETCKQYMQHERTTLERVIAARNAVASAREKHDVGALGQAESGLRAGLGQLFALAENYPDLKANDSFQHLQQRISGLENAIADRRELYNEAVNLNNVRIEQFPDVIIARMFAFQAAELLEFSEAEKADVDLKSLFN, encoded by the coding sequence ATGAGTCTGACCCTAGTCGCCGTTCTGGTTGTCCTGTTCCTCGCCGCCGCCTGGGCGGTTGGTCTGTATAACGGCCTGGTGCGCCTCAAACACGGGGTGAGCAAGGCCTGGTCGAACATCGATGTACTGCTCAAGCAGCGCCACGACGAACTGCCCAAGCTGGTAGAGACCTGCAAGCAGTACATGCAGCACGAACGCACCACCCTGGAGCGGGTGATCGCCGCGCGCAATGCCGTGGCCAGTGCCCGCGAGAAGCACGATGTCGGCGCCCTCGGGCAGGCAGAAAGTGGCCTGCGGGCCGGCCTCGGTCAGTTGTTCGCGCTGGCCGAGAACTATCCGGACCTCAAGGCCAATGACAGCTTCCAACACCTGCAGCAGCGCATCAGCGGTTTGGAGAACGCCATCGCCGATCGCCGCGAGCTGTACAACGAGGCGGTCAACCTGAACAACGTGCGCATCGAGCAGTTTCCCGATGTGATCATCGCGCGGATGTTCGCCTTTCAGGCGGCCGAGTTGCTGGAGTTCAGCGAGGCAGAAAAAGCTGACGTCGACCTCAAGTCGCTGTTCAACTGA
- a CDS encoding imelysin family protein, with protein MTRMPLATASLLALAIALAGCGEDKAAAPQAAAPAAASSAAATLKVADADAKAVVSHYADLALAVFSDAASTGKSLQTAIDALLANPSDATLQAAREAWLAARAPYMQTEVFRFGNAVVDDWEGQLNAWPLDEGLIDYVAKDYQHALGNPGASANIIANTTIQVGEDKVDATTITPELLASLNELGGSEANVATGYHAIEFLLWGQDLNGSNPGAGARPASDFIVGAGATGEHNERRRAYLKAATDLLVSDLDAMVVQWQAGNADNYRAKLEAESAENGLRKMLFGMGSLSLGELAGERMKVALEANSTEDEHDCFSDNTHNSHFYNGKGIRNVYLGEYKKVDGSTLSGPSLSSLVAKLDAAADSTLKADLQASEAKLQALVDSANQGQHFDQLIAADNTAGQQIVRDAIAALVKQTGAIEQAAGKLGISDLNPDTADHQF; from the coding sequence ATGACTCGTATGCCCCTGGCTACCGCCAGCCTGCTGGCTCTCGCCATTGCCCTCGCCGGCTGCGGTGAAGACAAAGCCGCCGCACCGCAAGCCGCTGCCCCAGCAGCCGCCAGCAGCGCTGCCGCGACCCTGAAAGTCGCCGATGCCGACGCCAAGGCCGTAGTCAGCCATTACGCGGACCTGGCCCTGGCCGTGTTCAGCGATGCCGCCAGCACCGGCAAATCCCTGCAAACCGCCATCGACGCCCTGCTCGCCAACCCGAGCGACGCCACCCTGCAAGCCGCTCGCGAAGCCTGGCTGGCCGCCCGCGCACCCTACATGCAGACCGAAGTGTTCCGCTTCGGCAACGCCGTGGTCGACGACTGGGAAGGCCAGCTGAACGCCTGGCCGCTGGACGAAGGCCTGATCGACTACGTCGCCAAGGACTACCAGCACGCCCTGGGCAACCCGGGCGCCAGCGCCAACATCATCGCCAACACCACCATCCAGGTCGGTGAAGACAAGGTCGACGCCACCACCATCACCCCCGAACTGCTGGCCAGCCTGAACGAACTGGGCGGTTCCGAAGCCAACGTCGCCACCGGCTACCACGCCATCGAGTTCCTCCTCTGGGGCCAGGACCTCAACGGCAGCAACCCGGGTGCCGGCGCCCGTCCGGCCAGCGACTTCATCGTCGGTGCCGGCGCTACCGGTGAGCACAACGAGCGTCGTCGCGCCTACCTGAAAGCCGCTACCGACCTGCTGGTTAGCGACCTCGACGCGATGGTCGTGCAGTGGCAAGCCGGCAATGCCGACAACTACCGCGCCAAGCTGGAAGCCGAATCGGCCGAGAACGGCCTGCGCAAGATGCTGTTCGGCATGGGCAGCCTGTCCCTCGGCGAGCTGGCTGGCGAGCGCATGAAAGTCGCCCTGGAAGCCAACTCCACCGAAGACGAGCACGACTGCTTCAGCGACAACACCCACAACTCGCATTTCTACAACGGTAAAGGTATCCGCAACGTCTACCTGGGCGAGTACAAAAAGGTCGACGGCAGCACCCTGAGCGGCCCGAGCCTGTCGTCCCTGGTGGCCAAGCTCGACGCCGCCGCCGACAGCACCCTCAAGGCCGACCTGCAAGCCAGCGAAGCCAAGCTGCAGGCGCTGGTCGACAGCGCCAACCAGGGCCAGCACTTCGACCAGCTGATCGCCGCCGACAACACGGCTGGCCAGCAGATCGTGCGTGACGCCATCGCCGCACTGGTCAAGCAGACCGGCGCCATCGAACAGGCCGCCGGCAAGCTGGGCATCAGCGACCTGAACCCGGACACCGCCGACCACCAGTTCTGA